The following nucleotide sequence is from Pseudoalteromonas xiamenensis.
CGGCTGCTGGCACGGAGTTAGCCGGTGCTTCTTCTGTAAGTAACGTCACACATAGCCGATATTAGCGACTACGCTTTCCTCCTTACTGAAAGTGCTTTACAACCCGAAGGCCTTCTTCACACACGCGGCATGGCTGGATCAGGCTTGCGCCCATTGTCCAATATTCCCCACTGCTGCCTCCCGTAGGAGTCTGGACCGTGTCTCAGTTCCAGTGTGGCTGATCATCCTCTCAGACCAGCTAGAGATCGTCGCCTTGGTGAGCCATTACCTCACCAACTAGCTAATCCCACTTGGGACTCATCTTTAGGCGATAGGTCCGAAGATCCCCATCTTTGCTCCTCAGAGATTATGCGGTATTAGCAGTCGTTTCCAACTGTTGTCCCCCTCCTAAAGGCAGATTCCCAAGCATTACTCACCCGTCCGCCGCTCGTCACCCAAGAAACAAGTTTCTCTGTGCTACCGCTCGACTTGCATGTGTTAGGCCTGCCGCCAGCGTTCAATCTGAGCCATGATCAAACTCTTCAATTAAAAGTTTTTTGAAGCCTTAGCTTCAGCTCAATGAATACTGAATTGACTGTGTTGAAACAAGTTACCTTGTTTCATGTTGGTCACTCAGATTAATTGAGACTCTAAATTTTTGTGCTTCGCCAGAAACTGGCTTAGCTGTTAGAACTCAATCTGTACGAGTGCCCACACAGATGATTGCTTTATATTGTTAAAGAACGAATCGAACTTTCAAAGTTCGCCGCGAACCGTGTCGCGGTAGGGATGCGCATCTTACGTCATCCACATTTTTTGTCAACACTTAATTTTGATTTTCTTTCGAAGCTCTCAATCGAGTTTTACTTGACTCAACTTTAACTTCTCACTTTGCTTTGCAGCGCCGTTGTCCGTCTCAGTGGGGTCGCATTATAGGGCGAAATTAAAAGTGCGCAAGCGCTTTTTTGAAAAAACTTAGAAAAATGGTTCGTTCGAGGGAAAAATGAGCGAAAAGCGCATTTTTATAACATAAATAACAATAAAGCGCCTATTGGCGCTCTATTTTCAAGCTTGTTTGTAGCTTGCGTTGATACTTCCCTTCTTGCTCAAGCTCCGTTTGCATTAAAGGGTGAGCTATCAACCATGCACTATCCATACAGAGCGTTAAGTTGTCATTTTGATCTGTCTTTAGTGAAATCTCAGGTAACACATCATTTTGCCTACGCATCGACAGTACCACAGCCAATCGCATAATTCGTACTAACCGCTCAACAAGTAGCGCATAGCCACTATATTGCTCAAATTGACTAATCGACAGGTCAATACGATGTGCGTCAACGATAGCTGTAATCAACTGCTTTTCTGCTTTTGAAAAACCCGGCATACCCGAATTTTTCAATATATACGCACTGTGCTTGTGATAAAGCTTGTAATCAATAATCAGACCAATTTCATGAAGGCAGGCCGACGCATTCAAAATGGCTTTAACTTGGTCAATGTCAAAACACCACTGTGATTGAACTTGCGAAGCAAGACTATTTGCCAGCTCAGCTACACGTTCCGCTTGTTGCTTATCAACATGGTAACGTTGCATCAAGCCGTCTAACGTCCTTTTACGAATGTCGTTGTCTTGAAAGTCAGGGATCATGCTGTACAACACACCTTCTCTTAGTGCACCACCAGCCAAACCCATCGTTTGGATTTCTAATGACTCGAACAGCGCTATAAGAATCGCAAGACCTGAAACAAACACCAATCGACGTTCTTCACTCAATCCAGGTAAATCAAGCGCGCCGATACTATCAAACTGCACCGCGGCTGATTGAATGGCCTTTAAGTTTTCGAGTGTCAGTACTTCGGTCTGCCCCTGTGCAGCTTGAATTTCTTGTATTGCCTGAACAGTGCCCGATGCACCAATAGCAAGTTCCCAGCCCAGCTTCTTAAAATCTGACTGGATTGGGGCAATAATTGCCTTAGCTGCGTTTGTCGCATTGTTAAAATTGGACTCGCTTAACTCGCCATTTTGAAAGTAACGCTCTAAAAACGTCACACAGCCCATATTCAGACTTTTATATAGAAGTGCATCAAAGCCTTTACCAATAACGACTTCTGTACTCGCACCACCAATATCGATAACAAGTTGACGACCTTGACATGCCGAGGTATGCGCGACACCTTTATAAATTGTGCAAGCTTCTTCTTCACCACTGATCACATTGACTTGATGGTCTAGAATCAATTCCGCTTTTTTAATGAAAACATCCGCATTGATTGCGAGCCGCATTGTTGCTGTTGCGACAATTCGAATGTTTTCTTTCGGAATATCCTGCAAACGTTCGGCAAACAGAGCTAGGCATTCCCAACCTCGCTCCATCGCTTCTAATGACAAGACATTGTTTTCATCGAGGCCAGCGGCCAATCTCACTTTGCGTTTCACGCGACCAATAGTATGCACACCACCTGCCATGTATTTGGCAATCATCATGTGAAAGCTATTTGAACCTAAGTCGATTACAGCAAATATATTGTTTTGGGGAGTCGCTTGCGCCACTTATTCAAAACCTCTAGTTCCATACTTCAGTTGCGGTCATCACGATGAGCGCGGTTTTTGGTAACTATTTTGGCGACGTCCAGTACGCTGACGTGGTCCTTGTGAATAGTTCCGTTTTCTCTGTAAATCAGGTGTTTTAATATCATCGAGCAACGCTTCTTTGTCGTAGTGCGACAACGGGATGGCGTGATCGATGTATGTTTCAATGTCATGCAGATTGTAAGCGTATTGCTCACACGCAAAACTAATTGCATGCCCAGACGCACCAGCGCGACCTGTACGACCGATACGATGAACGTAATCTTCACAATCGTCAGGTAAGTCAAAATTGAATACATGACTCACTTCAGGAATATGTAAACCACGTGCCGCAACGTCTGTTGCAACTAAAAGGTCTAAATCACCTTTAGCAAATTGTGCCAGAATTGAAATTCGCTTCTTTTGATTCACATCACCAGTTAACAAACCAACTCGATGTCCATCCGCCTTAAGCCAAGCATAAACGTCTTCACAAACCTGTTTTGTATTAGCAAAAACAATCGCTTTTTCAGGCCACTCTTCTTCAATTAGCGTTAACAATAGTTTGGTTTTATCTTCTTGAGAAGGATGGAAAAGTTCTTCTTTTATGCGCTTTGCTGTTTTTACTTCTGGCTCGACTTGAACGTGAATTGGGTTATGCATGTGTTCAAAGGCAAGTTCCTGCACACGGTAAGAAAGTGTTGCAGAAAACAACAGATTCATTCGCTCACTGCGCTCAGGCATGCGGTTAAACAAATAACGAATATCCTTGATGAACCCTAAATCAAACATGCGGTCAGCTTCATCTAGTACGACTACCTCGATTTCATTTAAGCTAAACGCGCCTTGTTTGTAGAAATCGATGAGTCGCCCTGTTGTGCCAATTAAAATATCTACACCATTTTCAAATTGAGCACGTTGTTTTTCGTAATCTTCGCCACCATATACTAAACCAAGTTTAAGGTTGCATTGCGGCGCAATGATTTTTGCATCTTTATGGATCTGAATCGCTAACTCCCGAGTGGGGGCCATGATCAGGGCTCTTGGGTGCTTTCTGGACTTGCCTTCTGTTTGCATAAGACGATGACAAGTGGCTGTTAAAAAAGCCAAAGTCTTGCCCGTCCCAGTTTGAGCTTGACCTGCGATGTCACGCCCTTCACAGACAAAAGGTAAACACTTTGCTTGGATTGGCGTACAATATTCGAAGCCATTCTCAGTTAATCCGGCGACCACTTCCGGTGCTAAAGCAAAGTCAGAAAATTTTTTATTGGTCAAATGTGTCTTAGTCATAGCAATTAAGCATAACGTTTAAACTTGCAATAAGAAATAAGAGTGTTTAAATACGCATTAAATAATTCGCTAAAATTTAACGGAGAGCGTGATGAGCGACAAAATTATTCAACTTACTGATGACGGCTTTGAGGCTGATGTATTAAAAGCTGACAAACCAGTACTTGTTGATTTTTGGGCAGAATGGTGTGGTCCTTGTAAGATGATCGCCCCAATTTTAGACGAAGTCGCTGCTGAATTTGAAGGCCGCGTTACTATCGCTAAGCTAAACATTGACCAAAACGCGGGCACTCCACCTAAGTTTGGTATTCGCGGTATCCCTACATTATTACTGTTTAAAGACGGTGCAGTTGCCGCAACTAAGGTTGGCGCACTTTCAAAAACTCAGTTAGTTGAATTCTTAGAAAACAACATCTAAGCCTCTGAAAGGCCAAGTATCTTTACTTGGCCTTTTTAATCCACCCACTCTTTTTATGTGAATTAACTTGATTAAACACTGGACGATATTAAATCGACCTGCTAACTTATTAGCCCACTAGTCTTTTTCAAACTAATCAAATTTCAACCCCTCTCGGTTCATTCGAGATTAATGACTGAAATAAAGAACCCACCGATATGCATTTAAGCGAATTAAAACACAAGTCAATTAACGAACTTGTTCAGTTGGCTGAGTCTATGGGACTCGAAAACGTTGCACGTCTACGCAAGCAAGATATTATTTTCTCTATTTTAAAAGCACACTCAAAAAGTGGCGAGAATATCTACGGCAACGGCGTTCTAGAAATTTTGCAAGATGGCTTTGGCTTCTTACGCTCTTCTGAAGCCTCTTACTTAGCCGGTCCAGACGACATCTACGTTTCACCAAGCCAAATTCGTCGTTTTAACTTACGCACTGGTGACACCATTTCTGGTCTTATTCGCCCACCAAAAGAAGGTGAGCGTTACTTCGCATTATTGAAAGTAAACGAAGTAAACTATGACAAGCCTGAAAACTCACGCACGAAAATCCTGTTTGAAAACTTAACACCAATCCACGCCAACGAACGTTTGACGATGGAACGTGGTAACGGTAGTACAGAAGATATCACTGCTCGAGTATTGGATTTAGCGTCACCAATCGGTAAAGGTCAGCGTGGTCTTATCGTTGCTCCACCGAAAGCGGGTAAAACGATGTTACTTCAGAACATCGCGCAATCAATCAGCTACAACAACCCTGATGCTCAGCTTATCGTATTGCTAATCGACGAGCGTCCGGAAGAAGTAACTGAGATGCAACGTCTTGTAAAAGGCGAAGTCATCGCTTCAACGTTCGATGAGCCAGCTAGTCGTCACGTACAAGTTGCCGAAATGGTTATCGAGAAAGCGAAACGTCTTGTTGAACATAAGAAAGATGTTGTTATCTTACTTGACTCAATTACACGTTTAGCGCGTGCATACAACACCGTTATTCCTTCATCAGGTAAAGTCCTTACGGGTGGTGTTGATGCAAACGCACTGCACAAGCCAAAACGTTTCTTTGGTGCTGCGCGCAACGTAGAAGAAGGTGGTAGCCTTACTATCATCGCAACGGCTCTTATCGATACTGGCTCTAAGATGGATGAAGTTATCTACGAAGAGTTTAAAGGTACAGGTAACATGGAATTACATCTAAACCGCAAGATCGCGGAAAAACGTGTATTCCCTGCAATTGACTTTAACCGTTCAGGTACGCGTCGTGAAGAACTTCTCACCAAAGCGGACGAGTTACAAAAGATGTGGATTCTACGTAAGATTG
It contains:
- the gppA gene encoding guanosine-5'-triphosphate,3'-diphosphate diphosphatase, whose product is MAQATPQNNIFAVIDLGSNSFHMMIAKYMAGGVHTIGRVKRKVRLAAGLDENNVLSLEAMERGWECLALFAERLQDIPKENIRIVATATMRLAINADVFIKKAELILDHQVNVISGEEEACTIYKGVAHTSACQGRQLVIDIGGASTEVVIGKGFDALLYKSLNMGCVTFLERYFQNGELSESNFNNATNAAKAIIAPIQSDFKKLGWELAIGASGTVQAIQEIQAAQGQTEVLTLENLKAIQSAAVQFDSIGALDLPGLSEERRLVFVSGLAILIALFESLEIQTMGLAGGALREGVLYSMIPDFQDNDIRKRTLDGLMQRYHVDKQQAERVAELANSLASQVQSQWCFDIDQVKAILNASACLHEIGLIIDYKLYHKHSAYILKNSGMPGFSKAEKQLITAIVDAHRIDLSISQFEQYSGYALLVERLVRIMRLAVVLSMRRQNDVLPEISLKTDQNDNLTLCMDSAWLIAHPLMQTELEQEGKYQRKLQTSLKIERQ
- the rhlB gene encoding ATP-dependent RNA helicase RhlB; the encoded protein is MTKTHLTNKKFSDFALAPEVVAGLTENGFEYCTPIQAKCLPFVCEGRDIAGQAQTGTGKTLAFLTATCHRLMQTEGKSRKHPRALIMAPTRELAIQIHKDAKIIAPQCNLKLGLVYGGEDYEKQRAQFENGVDILIGTTGRLIDFYKQGAFSLNEIEVVVLDEADRMFDLGFIKDIRYLFNRMPERSERMNLLFSATLSYRVQELAFEHMHNPIHVQVEPEVKTAKRIKEELFHPSQEDKTKLLLTLIEEEWPEKAIVFANTKQVCEDVYAWLKADGHRVGLLTGDVNQKKRISILAQFAKGDLDLLVATDVAARGLHIPEVSHVFNFDLPDDCEDYVHRIGRTGRAGASGHAISFACEQYAYNLHDIETYIDHAIPLSHYDKEALLDDIKTPDLQRKRNYSQGPRQRTGRRQNSYQKPRSS
- the trxA gene encoding thioredoxin TrxA is translated as MSDKIIQLTDDGFEADVLKADKPVLVDFWAEWCGPCKMIAPILDEVAAEFEGRVTIAKLNIDQNAGTPPKFGIRGIPTLLLFKDGAVAATKVGALSKTQLVEFLENNI
- the rho gene encoding transcription termination factor Rho, with protein sequence MHLSELKHKSINELVQLAESMGLENVARLRKQDIIFSILKAHSKSGENIYGNGVLEILQDGFGFLRSSEASYLAGPDDIYVSPSQIRRFNLRTGDTISGLIRPPKEGERYFALLKVNEVNYDKPENSRTKILFENLTPIHANERLTMERGNGSTEDITARVLDLASPIGKGQRGLIVAPPKAGKTMLLQNIAQSISYNNPDAQLIVLLIDERPEEVTEMQRLVKGEVIASTFDEPASRHVQVAEMVIEKAKRLVEHKKDVVILLDSITRLARAYNTVIPSSGKVLTGGVDANALHKPKRFFGAARNVEEGGSLTIIATALIDTGSKMDEVIYEEFKGTGNMELHLNRKIAEKRVFPAIDFNRSGTRREELLTKADELQKMWILRKIVHEMTEIDAMEFLIDKLAMSKTNDEFFELMRRSK